In the Acropora muricata isolate sample 2 chromosome 10, ASM3666990v1, whole genome shotgun sequence genome, one interval contains:
- the LOC136931404 gene encoding octopamine receptor beta-2R-like, protein MTANLTRNDSLDYSGQRQDRGMMRNIDFCTTARGSIILFIISLAILGNFFIILTYCRNFKMRTVTNTLVVSLCISDLLSAVVDTPIWVFEIVHKQPLYSNTICRIMLSLNDFFLVAALVNMCGIALDRFITLVKGLRRKMTRTRAKIIVAWSWLQAFISAVPWCLANSTCENRCFSFCPHIYEPQITPRPVNIIFKFTSLIFPIFSIYYVFVRILHSVRSSRKINLENSYISRNSSAEKFAVDAYKRSSKTAMILFTMFIFCTLPYLGIFIFSIFTGKAANNFNAEFVIYCLFSLKRSLFPVIYIFRNRMIISYLQETFRCRICGTNSRATARDSFVFPENNSSSCFVLFSHSSGRSRVHPSVYDGDHRHFPKNLDVYFAGNIKEPTSVIEERFVDIVAMERKDTEPRIVLPVS, encoded by the coding sequence ATGACTGCCAATCTTACACGTAACGATTCATTGGATTATTCTGGACAACGACAGGACAGAGGGATGATGCGAAATATTGATTTCTGTACAACAGCAAGAGGAAGCATAATACTCTTCATCATAAGTCTCGCTATTTTGGGCAATTTCTTTATCATTCTGACTTATTGCCGCAATTTCAAGATGCGAACAGTCACCAACACACTAGTGGTCAGTTTGTGCATCTCTGATCTGCTTTCTGCCGTCGTAGACACGCCAATTTGGGTATTTGAAATCGTTCATAAACAGCCTCTGTACTCCAACACAATCTGTCGAATTATGCTGTCTTTAAACGACTTTTTCTTGGTGGCAGCACTAGTGAACATGTGTGGAATCGCACTGGATCGATTTATTACCCTTGTCAAAGGTTTACGACGAAAAATGACACGAACTAGAGCGAAGATTATCGTCGCATGGTCATGGTTGCAAGCCTTTATTTCTGCTGTACCATGGTGTTTAGCAAATAGCACATGCGAAAACAGATGCTTTTCGTTTTGTCCACACATTTATGAGCCGCAAATAACACCAAGACCTGTCAACATTATCTTTAAGTTCACCAGCTTGATATTCCCGATTTTTAGCATATACTACGTatttgttcgcattttacactCTGTTCGAAGCAGTCGAAAAATAAATCTGGAAAACAGTTACATTTCTCGCAACAGCAGCGCAGAAAAATTTGCTGTAGACGCTTACAAACGCTCATCAAAAACTGCGATGATCCTATTtacaatgtttattttttgcacatTGCCATACTTAGGTATTTTCATTTTCTCCATATTCACTGGTAAAGCTGCAAATAACTTTAACGCTGAGTTCGTTATTTATTGCCTTTTCTCGCTGAAGCGGTCTCTTTTCCCAGTGATTTATATATTTAGAAATAGGATGATCATAAGTTATTTGCAAGAAACGTTCCGGTGTAGAATATGTGGAACAAATTCAAGAGCAACTGCGAGAGATTCGTTTGTCTTCCCTGAAAACAACAGTAGTTcgtgctttgttttattttcccaCAGTTCGGGACGCTCGCGTGTACATCCAAGTGTCTATGACGGCGATCATCGACATTTTCCAAAGAATCTTGATGTATATTTCGCAGGAAACATAAAGGAACCGACCTCAGTCATTGAAGAGCGATTTGTTGATATTGTAGCAATGGAAAGAAAAGATACTGAACCGCGAATCGTTCTACCAGTTTCGTAA